The genomic region GCCCAGCACCTTGAGTGCCACGGCTTCCTGACTGATTTTCTCGAGCACACCCTTGACCAGTGGGTCGCGGTGATGGCCGACGAAGTCGATAAAGAACACATAAGTCCATTTACCGCTGCGCGAAGGACGCGTCTCGATTCGCGTCAGGTCAATCCCGTTGTCGTGGAACGGCACCAGCAGCTCATGCAGCGCGCCAGGCTTGTTGCTCATGGAAACGATGATCGACGTCTTGTCGTCGCCGGTCGGCGGCACTTCCTGGCTGCCAATCATCAGGAAGCGCGTGGAGTTATCCGGGCGGTCCTCGATTTTTTCGGCCAGGCGCGTCAGGCCGTACAGGCCAGCGGCCATGTCGCCGGCAATCGCCGCCGAATTCCACTCACCCTTGACCCGCTTCGCCGCTTCGGCGTTGCTGGACACTGCCACGCGCTCCACATTCGGGTAGTGCGCGTCCAGCCACTTGCGGCACTGGGCCAGGGACTGGGCGTGGGAATAGATGCGGCTGATGCTGTCGGTCTTGGTGTTTTCACCCACCAACAGGTGATGGTGGATACGCAGCTCAACTTCGCCGCAGATCACCATGTCGTGCTCAAGGAAGCTGTCGAGGGTGTGGTTGACCGCGCCTTCAGTGGAGTTTTCCACCGGCACCACGCCAAAATTCACCGCACCGGCTGCCACTTCACGGAACACTTCATCGATCGCTGCCATCGGCTTGCTGATCACCGCGTGGCCGAAATGCTTCATGGCCGCGGCTTGGGTGAAGGTGCCTTCAGGGCCCAGGTAAGCCACTTTCAGCGGCTGTTCCAGCGCCAGGCACGAAGACATGATTTCACGGAACAACCGCGCCATTTCTTCGTTGCCCAACGGGCCCTTGTTGCGCTCCATCACGCGCTTGAGCACCTGGGCTTCACGCTCCGGCCGGTAGAACACCGGCACTTCGCCTTCAGCCAGGGACGCCATTTTCACCCGTGCAACTTCCTGGGCGCACCGCGCGCGCTCACTGATCAGCTCCAGGACTTTCTCGTCCAGGCTGTCAATGCGTACGCGCAGCGCCTTGAGTTCTTGCTCAGACATTAGCCGTGTTCCTTTTCGAACTCTGCCATGTAAGCCACCAGCGCCTTGACGGCGTGGATATCGACAGCGTTATAGATGGAGGCGCGCATGCCACCTACCGAACGGTGGCCCTTGAGGTTCAACAGGCCGCGCTCGTCGGCGCCGGCCAGGAATGGCTTGTCCAGGCGGTCGTCAGCCAGACGGAACGGCACGTTCATCCACGAGCGATCGGTCAGGTTGATCGGGTTGCTGTACAGGCCACTACTGTCGATGAAATCGTACAAGGTACGTTTCTTCTCTTCGTTGAGCTTGCCCATGGCAGCCACACCGCCCTGCTCTTTCAGCCATTCGAACACCAGGCCCGACAGGTACCAGGCGAAGGCCGGCGGGGTGTTGTACATCGAGCCGTTATCGGCCGCGACCTTGTAGTTGAGCATGGTCGGGCACAGCGAGCGCGCACGCCCCAGCAGGTCTTCACGGATGATGTTGACCAGGATGCCGCTCGGGCCGATGTTCTTCTGCGCGCCGGCGTAGATCATGCCGTACTTGGACACATCAATAGGACGCGAAAGGATGTCCGAGGACATGTCGCACACCAGCGGAACATCGCCCACTTCCGGCACCCAGTCGAATTCCAGGCCGCCGATGGTTTCGTTCGCTACGTAGTGAACGTAGGCCGCGTCTTTCGAGAGCTTCCACTCGTTCTGCCCGGGGATGGCGAAATAGTCGTAAGGCTTGGCAGTGCCCGCCACATTGACGTGACCGTAACGGGACGCCTCTTCAATAGCCTTCTGCCCCCAGATACCGGTATCGATATAGTCGGCAGTGCCACTTTCCGGCAGCAGGTTCAGCGGGATCTGAGCAAACTGCTGGCTCGCGCCACCCTGCAGGAACAACACTTTGTAGTCAGATGGGATGTCCAGCAAGTCGCGCATATCCTGCTCGGCCTTGGTGGCAATGGACACGAACTCATCGCTGCGATGGCTCATTTCCATCACGGAGAGGCCTTTTCCATGCCAGTCGAGGAGTTCACCCTGCGCGCGCTGCAGGACTGCTTCAGGAAGCGCCGCGGGACCGGCACAGAAGTTATAGGCTCTCTTGCTCACATCCAATCTCACTCTGATCTGGTGGGGTGGTGCAATAATTCGGGGTTTCAACATTTTCAAAAGGGACAAACAACAAGGGGGCGAATCTTCATCCGCCCCCTGTGTGTCCGCTTATTCCTGCGGTTCTTCTTCGTCTGCGGCAGCGTCGAGTGTTGGCTCGTCGACGCCGTCATCGGCATCGCCGATCACTTGCCCCTCGAGTGCAATCCCCTCTTCACCTTCCAGCTCTTCGCCTTCCACTTCCGATGGCTCCTGGACACGCTCGAGGCCGACCAGTTTTTCGTCCTTGGCCAGCTTGATCAAGGTCACGCCCTGGGTGTTACGCCCCAGGCTCGACACTTCATCAACCCGGGTACGCACCAGGGTGCCCTGGTCGGAAATCAGCATGATTTCCTCGCCGTCGAGCACCTGGACCGCGCCGACCAGACGGCCATTGCGGTCGTTGCTGACCATGGCGATAACGCCCTGGCCACCACGTTTGTACTCCGGGAACTCGCTGATAGCGGTGCGCTTGCCATAACCACGCTCGGAAGCAGTGAGGATCTCGCTGCCTTCTTCCGGGATCAGCATCGAAATCAGCTTCTGCCCTTCCGGCAGACGCATGCCGCGCACACCGCGGGCGGTACGGCCCATGGCGCGAACGTCGGATTCCTTGAAGCGCGTGACCTTGCCGCCGTCGGAGAACAGCATGACTTCACGCTCGCCGTCGGTGATGGCTGCGCTGATCAACACGTCGCCTTCGTCCAGTTCGAGGGCGATCAGGCCCACGCTGCGTTGACGGCTGAAGGATTCCAGCGGGGTCTTCTTCACGGTGCCTTTCGCAGTGGCCATGAAGATGAAGTGACCTTCGGTGTACTCGTCCACCGGCAGCATGGTGGTGATGTATTCATCACTGTCCAGCGGCAGCAGGTTGACCAACGGACGACCACGGGCGGCGCGGGACGCTTCCGGGATTTCGTAGGTTTTCAGCCAGTACACCTTGCCCTTGCTGGAGAACAGCAGCAGCGTTGTGTGGCTGTTGGCGACCAGCAGGTGAGCGATGTAGTCCTCATCCTTGACGCCGGTAGCCGATTTGCCTTTACCGCCACGGCGCTGGGCCTGGTACGCAGCCAACGGCTGGGTCTTGGCATAGCCACCGTGGGAGATGGTCACGACGCGATCTTCTTCCGGGATCATGTCACCCAGGGTCAGGTCGAGACGGGCATCGAGAATCTCGGTGCGGCGCACGTCGCCGTATTCGGCGCGAATCACTTCCAGTTCTTCGCGGATCACTTCCATCAGGCGCACGGCGCTATTGAGGATGCGGATCAACTCGCCGATCTGGTTGAGAATCTCCTGGTACTCGGCCAGCAGCTTCTCGTGTTCCAGGCCGGTCAGACGGTGCAGACGCAGTTCCAGAATGGCCTGGGCCTGTTCCGGCGACAGGAAATATTTGCCGTCGCGCAGGCCGTATTGTGGGTCCAGGGTCTCCGGACGGCACGAATCGGCACCGGCACGTTCAACCATCGCCACTACGGCGCTGGATTCCCACGGCATCTTGATCAGGGCTTCTTTAGCTTCCGACGGGGTCGGCGAGGCCTTGATCAGGGCGATGACCGGGTCGATGTTCGACAACGCAACCGCCTGGCCTTCCAGGATGTGGCCGCGTTCACGGGCCTTGCGCAGTTCGAACACGGTACGGCGGGTCACCACTTCGCGGCGGTGACGCACGAAGGCTTCCAGCAGATCCTTGAGGTTCAGGATGCGCGGGCGGCCGTCGATCAGCGCTACCACGTTGATACCGAATACGCTTTGCAGCTGGGTCTGGGCGTAGAGGTTGTTGAGGATCACCTCAGGCACTTCGCCACGACGCAGCTCGATCACCACGCGCATACCGTCTTTGTCAGACTCGTCGCGCAGTTCGGTGATGCCTTCCAGTTTCTTCTCTTTAACCAGCTCGGCGATCTTCTCGATCAGACGCGCCTTGTTCAACTGGTAAGGCAGTTCGGTGATGACGATCTGCTGACGGCCACCGACCTTGTCGATGTCTTCGATGATCGAGCGGGCGCGCATGTAAATGCGGCCACGACCGGTACGGTAAGCTTCGATGATGCCGGCACGACCGTTGATGATCGCGGCCGTCGGGAAGTCCGGGCCGGGGATGTACTGCATCAGCTCATCGACGGTCAGCTCGGGGTTGTCGATGAGGGCCAGGCAACCGTCGATCACTTCACCGAGGTTGTGTGGCGGGATGTTGGTGGCCATGCCCACGGCGATACCGCTGGAGCCGTTGACCAACAGGTTAGGAATACGGGTCGGCATGACCGCCGGGATCATTTCGGTGCCGTCGTAGTTCGGCACCCAGTCCACGGTTTCCTTGTGCAGGTCCGCCAGCAGCTCGTGCGCCAGCTTGGTCATGCGCACTTCGGTGTATCGCATAGCCGCAGCGTTATCGCCGTCGACCGAACCGAAGTTACCCTGGCCGTCTACCAGCAAGTAGCGCAGGGAAAACGGCTGGGCCATCCGAACGATGGTGTCGTACACCGCAGTGTCGCCGTGAGGGTGATACTTACCGATCACGTCACCGACAACACGGGCAGATTTCTTGTACGGCTTGTTCCAATCGTTACCCAGCTCGCTCATCGCGAACAGCACACGCCTGTGCACGGGCTTCAAGCCATCGCGCGCATCAGGCAGTGCCCGACCGACAATTACGCTCATCGCGTAGTCGAGGTAGGACTGTTTCAGCTCGTCTTCGATATTGACCGGGAGGATTTCTTTGGCCAGTTCGCCCATGAGAAGCCTGATTCCTTTTTCGGGTGAAACCTCGTCACATCCTATGGGACGAACGAAGCTCGCCGCTGCCGGCATGATGCCTGGCAACGACTTACGACAAATCAACGAGTTATGACACGGATCTGCGCATTAAAGGTTACCCCTTGGGGTGACCCTGGAAACCGCCGGATGTTATCACAATCGCCGCCACGCACCTATCCCCCTGATGCGCATGGAGCATAGTAAGTTGACGGATGACAGGCTTGACGGCGACGAGAGGGGCTTAGAAATGAATCCAGGGCGTTTTTTGGAGGCGAATTGCCTTAATGCAGGCGTTTACGACACATCAATTGCGCCATCTTCGCCGTGTCCGGGCGTTCGACGATGCCTTTTTCAGTGACGATCACATCAATCAGGTCCGCTGGCGTCACGTCAAATACCGGATTGAAGGCGTCTACATCGGCGGCTACACGGGTGCCGCCGACTTCCAGCAGCTCCCGGGCGTCGCGCTCTTCAAGCGGCACGTCATCACCACTGGCCGCCATCAGGTCGATGGTGGAGCTGGCTGCCACCACCATGAAGCGCACGCCGTGGTGCATGGCGCACACCGCCAACTGATACGTGCCGATCTTGCTGACCACGTCACCATTGGCCGCAATGCAGTCGGCACCGACGATCACCCAGGTCACGCCCTTGGTCTTGAGAATATGCGCGCCGGCCGAATCGGCATTCACGGTGACGGGGATGCCCTCATTGGCCAACTCCCAGGCCGTCAGCCGCGAGCCTTGCAGCCAGGGCCGGGTTTCGTTGGCGTAGACCCGCTCCACCATGCCTTCCAGGAACGCCCCGCGAATCACGCCGAGGGCGGTACCCACGCCGCCCGTAGCCAGCGCGCCTGCATTGCCATGGGTCAGGATCGCCTGGACGTTGCCCTGGTGCTTGCGGATCAGTTCCACACCCAGTTGCGCCATGGTCAGGTTGGCTTCGCGGTCGCTTTGGTGAATTGCCACCGCCTCGGCTTCGAGTACCGCCAGCGGGTCGGCGTGTTTCTTGAGCCGATCGAGGCAATCGCGCATACGCTTCATCGCCCAGAAAAGATTCGATGCCGTCGGACGGGAATCCGCCAGCAGCGCGTAGTCCTCTTCCCAGGCGGCCTGCCAGTCATCGCCCTCAGCGATGTGAGCACGGGCGGCCAGCACCAGACCATACGCCGCACTGATCCCAATGGCCGGTGCACCGCGCACCACCATCAAGCGAATGGCCTCGGCCACTTGCGCCGCACTGGTACAGGCGACCCAGGTTTGCGCAGATGGCAAAACACGCTGATCGAGCAGGTGCAGTGCGCCATCACGCCAGTCGATGGCCTTCACTTTCTCCGCTGCCAACAGTCGATCGCGCATCCCTCACCCCGCACTCATGAACAAAAGCCGCCGATTATAGCGATCCGCCAGCCAGGACGCTCGGGTATACTTCGCCGTTCTTTATAGATGCTTGGGAAACTGCCCTCGATGACACCGACTGCCGCCCCGCTCGACTTATTGCTGCTGCCCACCTGGCTGGTACCTGTCGAGCCTGCCGGCGTAGTGCTCAAGGAGCACGGCCTGGGCATTCGTGACGGACGCATTGCGTTTATCGGCCCACGCGCTGCGGCCCTGAAGCTCGCAGCGACCGAAGTGCGCGAACTGCCGGGCATGCTGCTCAGCCCCGGCCTGATCAACGCCCACGGCCACGCGGCCATGACGCTGTTTCGCGGCCTGGCCGACGACCTGCCGCTGATGACCTGGCTGGAAAACCACATCTGGCCCGCCGAGGCCAAGTGGGTCGACGAAGCCTTCGTGCGCGACGGCACCGACCTGGCGATCGCCGAGCAGATCAAAGGCGGTATCACGTGTTTCTCGGACATGTACTTCTTCCCGAAAGTCGCCAGTGAACGCGTGCACAACGCAGGCATCCGTGCGCAAATCGCCATCCCGATCCTGGATTTCCCGATTCCCGGTGCCGCTGACGCCGACGAGGCGATTCGCCAGGGCGTCGAGCTGTTCGGCGACCTCAAGCATCACCCACGGATCAAAATCACCTTCGGCCCCCACGCGCCGTACACCGTCTGCGATGAAAACCTGGAAAAAATCCGCATGATCGCCGAGGAGCTGGACGCCTCGATCCACATGCACGTGCATGAAACCGCCTTCGAAGTGCAGCAGTCCGTTGAACAGCACGGTGAACGCCCGCTGGCACGGCTTGGACGCCTCGGCTTGCTGGGGCCGCGCTTCCAGGCCGTTCACATGACCCAAATCAGCGATGACGACCTGGCTTTGCTGGTAGAAAGTAACACCAGCGTGATCCACTGCCCGGAATCCAACCTGAAACTGGCCAGCGGCTTCTGCCCGGTGGAACGCCTGTGGCAAGCCGGCGTCAATGTGGCAGTAGGCACCGACGGCGCCGCCAGTAACAATGACCTCGACCTGCTGGGCGAAACCCGCACCGCCGCGTTGCTGGCCAAGGCCGTCGCCGGCTCGGCCACCGCCCTGGATGCCCACCGCGCCTTGCGCATGGCCACCCTCAACGGCGCCCGGGCCATGGGCCTGGAAAGTGAAATCGGCTCGCTGGAAGTCGGCAAGGCCGCGGATATCGTGGCCTTCGACCTGTCGGGCCTGGCGCAACAACCGATCTACGATCCGGTCTCACAGCTTATATATGCCACCGGACGCGATTGTGTGAAACACCTTTGGGTCGGCGGCAAGCAATTGCTCGACGACCGGCAACTGACCCGCCTGGATGAACAACAGGTGTGCGCCACGGCCATCGCCTGGGGCCAGCGCATCAGCGGACACAGCGAATAACGCCCACCCTGGCAGCGCATGCCAGGGCCGGCAAAACGTTTTATCAGATTTAGAGGATTCCCCATGAGCAACGTCGACCACGCTGAAATCGCCAAATTCGAAGCCCTCGCCCATCGCTGGTGGGACCGCGAAAGCGAGTTCAAACCCCTGCACGACATCAACCCGCTGCGGGTCAACTGGATTGACGAGCGCGTCAACCTGGCCGGCAAGAAGGTACTGGATGTAGGTTGCGGCGGCGGGATTCTCAGCGAATCCATGGCCCAACGCGGCGCCACCGTGATGGGTATCGACATGGGCGAAGCCCCATTGGCCGTGGCCCAGTTGCATCAGCTGGAATCCGGCGTGAGCGTTGAATACCGGCAGATCACCGCTGAAGAGCTGGCCGAAGAGATGCCCGGGCAGTTCGACGTGGTCACCTGCCTGGAAATGCTCGAGCACGTGCCGGACCCATCCTCGGTGATCCGCGCCTGCTTCAGTATGGTCAAGCCCGGTGGCCAGGTGTTCTTCTCCACCATCAACCGCAATCCGAAGGCCTACCTGTTCGCGATCATCGGTGCCGAATACATCATGAAGCTGCTGCCTCGCGGCACCCATGACTTCAAGAAATTCATCCGCCCTTCCGAGCTGGGCGCCTGGAGCCGCCAGGCCGGGCTGACCGTCAAGGACATCATCGGCCTGACCTACAACCCGCTGACCAAGCACTACAAGCTGGCCAGCGACGTTGACGTCAACTACATGATCCAGACCCTGCGCGAGGAGTAAGCCTGTGAAGTTGCGAGCGGTTCTTTTCGACATGGACGGTACCCTGCTGGACACCGCGCCGGACTTTATCGCCATCTGCCAGGCCATGCGGGCTGACCGCGGCCTGGCGCCGATGAACGACCAGCACATCCGCGATGAAATCTCCGGCGGCGCCCGGGCGATGGTTGCCGTGACCTTTTCCATGGACCCCGAATCCCCAGGCTTTGAAGAGCTGCGCCAGGAATTCCTGGAGCGTTACCTCAAGGGCTGCGCGATTCACAGCAAGCTGTTCGAAGGCATGGAAGAGCTGCTGGTGGATATCGAGAAATCCAAGCTGATCTGGGGCGTGGTCACCAACAAGCCACTGCGCTTTGCCGAACCGATCATGCAGCAACTGGGCCTGGCGGAACGCTCGGCACTGTTGATCTGCCCGGACCACGTGAAGAACAGCAAGCCGGACCCGGAGCCGTTGATCCTGGCGTGCAAGATGCTCGACCTGGACCCGGCGAGCGTGCTGTTCGTGGGTGATGACCTGCGGGACATCGAATCGG from Pseudomonas yamanorum harbors:
- the pheA gene encoding prephenate dehydratase; protein product: MSEQELKALRVRIDSLDEKVLELISERARCAQEVARVKMASLAEGEVPVFYRPEREAQVLKRVMERNKGPLGNEEMARLFREIMSSCLALEQPLKVAYLGPEGTFTQAAAMKHFGHAVISKPMAAIDEVFREVAAGAVNFGVVPVENSTEGAVNHTLDSFLEHDMVICGEVELRIHHHLLVGENTKTDSISRIYSHAQSLAQCRKWLDAHYPNVERVAVSSNAEAAKRVKGEWNSAAIAGDMAAGLYGLTRLAEKIEDRPDNSTRFLMIGSQEVPPTGDDKTSIIVSMSNKPGALHELLVPFHDNGIDLTRIETRPSRSGKWTYVFFIDFVGHHRDPLVKGVLEKISQEAVALKVLGSYPKAVL
- the serC gene encoding 3-phosphoserine/phosphohydroxythreonine transaminase; amino-acid sequence: MSKRAYNFCAGPAALPEAVLQRAQGELLDWHGKGLSVMEMSHRSDEFVSIATKAEQDMRDLLDIPSDYKVLFLQGGASQQFAQIPLNLLPESGTADYIDTGIWGQKAIEEASRYGHVNVAGTAKPYDYFAIPGQNEWKLSKDAAYVHYVANETIGGLEFDWVPEVGDVPLVCDMSSDILSRPIDVSKYGMIYAGAQKNIGPSGILVNIIREDLLGRARSLCPTMLNYKVAADNGSMYNTPPAFAWYLSGLVFEWLKEQGGVAAMGKLNEEKKRTLYDFIDSSGLYSNPINLTDRSWMNVPFRLADDRLDKPFLAGADERGLLNLKGHRSVGGMRASIYNAVDIHAVKALVAYMAEFEKEHG
- the gyrA gene encoding DNA gyrase subunit A, producing MGELAKEILPVNIEDELKQSYLDYAMSVIVGRALPDARDGLKPVHRRVLFAMSELGNDWNKPYKKSARVVGDVIGKYHPHGDTAVYDTIVRMAQPFSLRYLLVDGQGNFGSVDGDNAAAMRYTEVRMTKLAHELLADLHKETVDWVPNYDGTEMIPAVMPTRIPNLLVNGSSGIAVGMATNIPPHNLGEVIDGCLALIDNPELTVDELMQYIPGPDFPTAAIINGRAGIIEAYRTGRGRIYMRARSIIEDIDKVGGRQQIVITELPYQLNKARLIEKIAELVKEKKLEGITELRDESDKDGMRVVIELRRGEVPEVILNNLYAQTQLQSVFGINVVALIDGRPRILNLKDLLEAFVRHRREVVTRRTVFELRKARERGHILEGQAVALSNIDPVIALIKASPTPSEAKEALIKMPWESSAVVAMVERAGADSCRPETLDPQYGLRDGKYFLSPEQAQAILELRLHRLTGLEHEKLLAEYQEILNQIGELIRILNSAVRLMEVIREELEVIRAEYGDVRRTEILDARLDLTLGDMIPEEDRVVTISHGGYAKTQPLAAYQAQRRGGKGKSATGVKDEDYIAHLLVANSHTTLLLFSSKGKVYWLKTYEIPEASRAARGRPLVNLLPLDSDEYITTMLPVDEYTEGHFIFMATAKGTVKKTPLESFSRQRSVGLIALELDEGDVLISAAITDGEREVMLFSDGGKVTRFKESDVRAMGRTARGVRGMRLPEGQKLISMLIPEEGSEILTASERGYGKRTAISEFPEYKRGGQGVIAMVSNDRNGRLVGAVQVLDGEEIMLISDQGTLVRTRVDEVSSLGRNTQGVTLIKLAKDEKLVGLERVQEPSEVEGEELEGEEGIALEGQVIGDADDGVDEPTLDAAADEEEPQE
- the mtnA gene encoding S-methyl-5-thioribose-1-phosphate isomerase translates to MRDRLLAAEKVKAIDWRDGALHLLDQRVLPSAQTWVACTSAAQVAEAIRLMVVRGAPAIGISAAYGLVLAARAHIAEGDDWQAAWEEDYALLADSRPTASNLFWAMKRMRDCLDRLKKHADPLAVLEAEAVAIHQSDREANLTMAQLGVELIRKHQGNVQAILTHGNAGALATGGVGTALGVIRGAFLEGMVERVYANETRPWLQGSRLTAWELANEGIPVTVNADSAGAHILKTKGVTWVIVGADCIAANGDVVSKIGTYQLAVCAMHHGVRFMVVAASSTIDLMAASGDDVPLEERDARELLEVGGTRVAADVDAFNPVFDVTPADLIDVIVTEKGIVERPDTAKMAQLMCRKRLH
- a CDS encoding TRZ/ATZ family hydrolase, with product MTPTAAPLDLLLLPTWLVPVEPAGVVLKEHGLGIRDGRIAFIGPRAAALKLAATEVRELPGMLLSPGLINAHGHAAMTLFRGLADDLPLMTWLENHIWPAEAKWVDEAFVRDGTDLAIAEQIKGGITCFSDMYFFPKVASERVHNAGIRAQIAIPILDFPIPGAADADEAIRQGVELFGDLKHHPRIKITFGPHAPYTVCDENLEKIRMIAEELDASIHMHVHETAFEVQQSVEQHGERPLARLGRLGLLGPRFQAVHMTQISDDDLALLVESNTSVIHCPESNLKLASGFCPVERLWQAGVNVAVGTDGAASNNDLDLLGETRTAALLAKAVAGSATALDAHRALRMATLNGARAMGLESEIGSLEVGKAADIVAFDLSGLAQQPIYDPVSQLIYATGRDCVKHLWVGGKQLLDDRQLTRLDEQQVCATAIAWGQRISGHSE
- the ubiG gene encoding bifunctional 2-polyprenyl-6-hydroxyphenol methylase/3-demethylubiquinol 3-O-methyltransferase UbiG, whose product is MSNVDHAEIAKFEALAHRWWDRESEFKPLHDINPLRVNWIDERVNLAGKKVLDVGCGGGILSESMAQRGATVMGIDMGEAPLAVAQLHQLESGVSVEYRQITAEELAEEMPGQFDVVTCLEMLEHVPDPSSVIRACFSMVKPGGQVFFSTINRNPKAYLFAIIGAEYIMKLLPRGTHDFKKFIRPSELGAWSRQAGLTVKDIIGLTYNPLTKHYKLASDVDVNYMIQTLREE
- the mupP gene encoding N-acetylmuramic acid 6-phosphate phosphatase MupP gives rise to the protein MKLRAVLFDMDGTLLDTAPDFIAICQAMRADRGLAPMNDQHIRDEISGGARAMVAVTFSMDPESPGFEELRQEFLERYLKGCAIHSKLFEGMEELLVDIEKSKLIWGVVTNKPLRFAEPIMQQLGLAERSALLICPDHVKNSKPDPEPLILACKMLDLDPASVLFVGDDLRDIESGRDAGTRTAAVTYGYIHPDDNPRNWGADVVVDHPLELRKVLDSALCSC